In one window of Musa acuminata AAA Group cultivar baxijiao chromosome BXJ3-2, Cavendish_Baxijiao_AAA, whole genome shotgun sequence DNA:
- the LOC103976741 gene encoding protein LURP-one-related 6: MGGATNLLPIVSKTFCSNSQTVLMIRKRPRNINGGGFVVMNTNQHIVFAVDGCGVLGVSGECVIRDGDGNSLLVIRRKGGVLQALSFNDQWRGYLMDYELPSKLVFSLQEQKSRIMMNSTTRIYIEPKKNRSWDFEVRGSFLERACIIRDRRGNVVAEVGKKEMMASKEFYFVVVQPSYDQAFVVAVIAILDYINGESTRC, translated from the exons ATGGGTGGAGCGACGAATTTACTCCCGATCGTTAGCAAGACATTTTGCTCCAATTCACAGACGGTGCTAATGATAAGGAAGAGGCCTCGCAACATCAATGGAGGAGGCTTTGTGGTGATGAACACTAACCAGCACATCGTTTTCGCGGTGGACGGTTGCGGTGTTCTTGGCGTCAGCGGTGAGTGCGTGATCAGGGATGGCGATGGCAACTCATTGCTTGTCATTCGTAGGAAG GGAGGTGTTCTGCAAGCGCTTAGCTTCAACGATCAGTGGAGAGGCTACCTGATGGACTATGAACTGCCGAGCAAGCTGGTTTTCAGCCTCCAAGAACAAAAATCAAGGATCATGATGAATTCTACCACACGAATCTACATCGAACCGAAGAAGAACAGGAGTTGGGATTTTGAGGTACGAGGATCTTTCCTCGAACGAGCTTGTATCATCAGAGATCGACGAGGAAATGTTGTGGCTGAG GTAGGGAAGAAGGAGATGATGGCAAGCAAGGAGTTCTACTTTGTGGTGGTGCAACCAAGCTACGACCAGGCCTTCGTCGTTGCAGTGATTGCCATTCTGGACTACATCAATGGGGAATCCACTAGGTGCTGA